Proteins from a genomic interval of Pseudodesulfovibrio nedwellii:
- a CDS encoding amidohydrolase family protein — protein MLLTRRDFLTSLIGLGALPAPLSFAKNLPTKTFALVGRIVIGDGSLPLDDHAILIHNGFIEAIVPAKKVTDRPVLPLPYATILPGVINAHCHRIHTSTGRRKRWLVQGVTSIGDVGSPLDAMPLLANSPPNVTATASFSGPMLTPPGGYPLPVHDSKYALVVKSPDDARTAVSMLADQGATMIKLAFEPGVLPKTWPQFDATTAGTLCNTARRLGLTIRCHVEDFSGLEKALNAGVHTVEHVPHRWRKNGHIRPILTSDNKLIDQYTDLLERMKREDIILTPTLDVLCRSPWQGASLFEPVRVFHTMGGRIAVGNDYPYKRTDAGMPSREMNLLAKTGMSPLAIIQAATQVSAAACGFTNRGILFSGMVADMIVVRGNPALGLEKMDTPLHVIKDGEFIR, from the coding sequence ATGCTCCTCACCAGACGCGATTTCCTCACTTCGCTGATTGGCCTCGGCGCACTGCCTGCCCCCCTTAGCTTCGCAAAAAACCTGCCGACAAAGACTTTTGCCCTTGTCGGACGAATTGTCATCGGGGATGGCTCTCTCCCACTCGACGACCATGCCATCCTCATACACAACGGTTTTATTGAAGCCATCGTACCTGCCAAAAAAGTCACTGACCGTCCCGTGCTGCCCTTGCCGTATGCGACCATACTTCCTGGTGTGATCAATGCCCACTGTCATCGAATTCACACTTCAACAGGCCGCCGAAAACGGTGGTTGGTGCAGGGCGTCACGTCTATCGGAGATGTCGGCTCGCCGCTGGATGCCATGCCCCTGTTGGCCAATTCACCTCCGAACGTCACTGCCACGGCCAGTTTTTCCGGCCCCATGCTCACCCCTCCCGGGGGGTACCCGCTCCCTGTTCACGACTCAAAATACGCCTTGGTCGTAAAGTCCCCCGACGATGCACGCACAGCCGTTTCCATGTTGGCCGATCAGGGCGCGACCATGATCAAATTAGCCTTTGAACCAGGTGTACTCCCTAAGACATGGCCTCAGTTCGACGCCACGACAGCCGGGACCCTCTGCAACACAGCCCGAAGACTTGGGCTGACAATTCGTTGTCATGTAGAAGATTTCTCTGGCCTGGAAAAGGCCTTGAATGCCGGTGTACACACTGTGGAACACGTCCCGCATCGTTGGCGAAAAAATGGCCATATCCGTCCGATTCTGACTTCGGACAACAAACTGATAGATCAATATACGGATTTGCTGGAGCGCATGAAACGGGAAGACATCATTCTTACGCCCACACTAGATGTATTGTGCCGTTCACCATGGCAGGGGGCTTCACTTTTCGAACCAGTCCGGGTCTTCCATACTATGGGTGGACGTATTGCCGTCGGCAATGACTATCCCTATAAACGGACAGACGCGGGCATGCCTTCACGCGAAATGAACCTGCTTGCCAAAACAGGCATGTCACCTCTTGCTATCATTCAGGCGGCGACCCAAGTCTCTGCCGCAGCGTGTGGGTTTACAAATCGTGGAATATTATTTTCGGGTATGGTCGCAGACATGATTGTAGTGCGGGGCAATCCCGCCCTCGGGCTGGAGAAGATGGACACTCCCTTGCATGTCATCAAAGATGGTGAATTCATTCGCTGA
- a CDS encoding radical SAM protein produces the protein MDYQGMIIRPPSEAGSILLQVTLGCSHGKCAFCGAYLNKRFGIKDREIVLRDIEFAARECQRQRRVFLCDGDAMILPHERLTEILSLIRMHLPWVTRVGVYANAKSLKRKSDAELQELRDLGLGIVYMGLESGDDQILKAMNKNGDSAFIVAQGRRVREAGLKLNVTIINGLGGVERSAAHARETARALSEMDPDQVGALSLMLVPGTPLHDQWERGEFEVPDGVGMLTEIREILFGLTLSRGLFLANHASNYLPLKVRLPSGKQAALDRIDQALSGKAVLTPESARRL, from the coding sequence ATGGACTATCAGGGAATGATTATACGCCCTCCCAGCGAAGCCGGGAGTATCTTGTTGCAAGTTACCCTTGGCTGTTCGCATGGGAAATGTGCATTTTGTGGTGCTTATTTGAATAAACGGTTCGGTATCAAGGATCGGGAGATAGTTCTCCGTGATATCGAATTCGCCGCTCGTGAATGCCAACGACAGCGGCGGGTCTTTCTCTGTGACGGGGATGCCATGATTCTCCCGCACGAACGACTGACAGAAATTCTATCGCTTATTCGTATGCACCTTCCGTGGGTTACCCGGGTTGGGGTGTATGCTAATGCAAAGAGTCTTAAACGCAAGTCTGATGCCGAACTACAGGAACTTCGGGATCTGGGATTAGGCATCGTTTATATGGGGTTGGAATCCGGTGACGATCAGATACTCAAGGCCATGAACAAAAACGGAGACTCCGCTTTTATCGTGGCTCAGGGGCGGCGCGTGCGAGAGGCTGGGCTTAAACTTAATGTGACAATTATCAATGGTTTGGGAGGAGTGGAAAGGTCTGCCGCGCATGCCCGTGAAACAGCCCGTGCCTTGAGTGAGATGGACCCGGACCAAGTGGGTGCGCTCAGCTTGATGCTTGTGCCGGGCACTCCTTTGCACGATCAGTGGGAGCGTGGTGAATTTGAGGTGCCGGACGGCGTTGGCATGTTGACCGAGATACGGGAAATATTGTTTGGTTTGACATTGAGTCGTGGGTTGTTTCTTGCCAACCACGCCTCCAATTATCTTCCGCTCAAGGTGCGATTGCCCTCAGGCAAACAGGCGGCTTTGGATCGTATAGACCAAGCTCTGTCCGGTAAGGCCGTTTTGACGCCTGAATCCGCTCGTCGACTTTGA
- a CDS encoding PAS domain-containing hybrid sensor histidine kinase/response regulator: MTIKKKPARPTSYVALDETSRALMDSSVESAFVMDVSGYVLAANGAAEKLFDLKPGQTLQQSNIYDLLPKGAADSRKTKIEEAIREVRSVRFEEEIDGRSLVHSIVPVANPWGEVARLAVHTLDLTKLRRTDEDLRREQQRQIFFMESLPGIVYHLYPDQTIRYANRYFRRYFGSPKDKTCREALNCSSDSCASCPPMEAMNTDRAEEWDWTDSQGRTFHLQCSPMTDSAGERMIMVLGIDITARQQAEDALKRAHAKLEDRVKKRTEELEEANIKLTNKSTRLISAMKKADAATRAKSSFLANMSHEIRTPLNAVLGMSELALTMSDPERKDSYLKRVMEAGNSLLSIINDILDFSKIEARKLALEAIDFDINRTVDATVDLHMLLATDKGLNLTSTVDTSVPSVLEGDSSRLRQILINLVSNAIKFTESGDVHIAVTVDTPPTDIKPGTPVTVTFKVRDTGIGIHKDKQKTIFGSFLQADDSITRKHGGTGLGLAICTLLVKLMGGKLTLESEEGKGSAFSFTANLRVGNPETLHAQEQDLISTSIPELPEIKVLLADDNPLNRELATTLLTEQGHTVIAVENGIQALEALKEERFDLVLMDVQMPIMDGVSATRAIRAPQSGVIDPSVPILALTAHALKGDRERFLEAGMDDYIAKPITMNNFYNAIARNVGKGQKRHQPIQTPQPRPDNGQPYDRITALDMLGGKKGLLARMDAIFLRDVPGEMTELTAAFDGQNWDTAMRLAHSIKGSSRTVGALKAGAVAEQVEYLCRHQDASSAKKELKSLESEVKSALQYINLTQGSP, translated from the coding sequence ATGACGATCAAAAAAAAACCGGCGAGACCAACGTCCTACGTCGCTTTAGACGAGACATCGCGAGCCTTGATGGATTCCTCCGTGGAATCCGCATTCGTCATGGATGTGAGCGGCTATGTGCTGGCGGCCAACGGAGCAGCGGAAAAACTCTTTGACCTAAAACCGGGGCAGACGCTCCAACAATCCAATATTTACGATCTCCTGCCCAAAGGAGCCGCCGATTCACGCAAAACCAAAATCGAAGAAGCTATTCGTGAAGTCCGTTCTGTTCGTTTTGAAGAAGAAATCGATGGTCGATCTCTGGTCCATTCCATTGTCCCGGTAGCTAATCCCTGGGGCGAAGTGGCCCGACTGGCGGTTCACACTCTTGATCTGACCAAACTAAGGCGAACCGATGAAGACCTACGACGCGAACAACAGAGACAAATTTTCTTCATGGAATCCCTTCCGGGCATTGTTTATCACCTCTACCCGGACCAGACCATTCGGTACGCAAACCGCTATTTCAGACGATATTTCGGCAGCCCTAAGGACAAAACATGCAGAGAGGCTCTAAACTGTTCTTCCGACTCCTGTGCATCTTGCCCCCCTATGGAAGCGATGAACACTGACCGAGCCGAGGAATGGGACTGGACCGATTCCCAGGGCCGGACGTTCCACCTCCAATGCAGTCCCATGACTGACTCCGCCGGAGAACGGATGATCATGGTCCTCGGCATTGACATCACGGCCAGACAACAAGCCGAAGATGCCTTAAAACGAGCACACGCTAAACTGGAAGACCGGGTTAAAAAACGTACGGAAGAATTGGAAGAAGCCAATATCAAATTGACCAACAAGTCGACAAGGCTGATCTCCGCCATGAAAAAGGCAGATGCCGCAACACGGGCAAAATCATCCTTTCTGGCAAACATGAGTCACGAGATACGCACTCCTCTCAATGCAGTGCTCGGCATGTCTGAACTGGCCCTGACAATGAGTGACCCGGAACGGAAAGACTCATACCTCAAACGAGTCATGGAAGCAGGTAATTCCCTGCTCTCCATCATCAACGACATACTCGATTTTTCCAAGATCGAAGCCCGCAAACTGGCCCTTGAAGCCATTGATTTCGATATAAACAGGACCGTGGACGCCACCGTTGACCTCCATATGCTTCTGGCGACAGACAAAGGGCTTAACTTAACGTCCACTGTGGACACCTCAGTTCCTTCTGTACTGGAAGGCGACTCGTCACGGCTACGCCAGATTCTTATCAACCTCGTTTCCAACGCCATCAAATTCACAGAATCCGGTGATGTACATATAGCCGTAACAGTTGACACCCCGCCTACAGACATAAAGCCGGGGACCCCGGTTACCGTGACATTTAAGGTACGAGACACGGGCATAGGTATCCACAAAGACAAACAAAAAACCATTTTCGGTTCATTTCTTCAAGCTGACGATTCCATCACCCGCAAGCACGGAGGCACAGGCCTTGGCCTCGCCATTTGCACATTACTGGTGAAACTCATGGGGGGAAAACTCACACTCGAAAGTGAGGAGGGTAAAGGAAGCGCATTTTCCTTCACCGCCAACCTCCGCGTCGGTAACCCCGAAACCCTGCATGCACAGGAACAAGACTTGATCAGTACTTCCATCCCGGAACTTCCCGAAATCAAAGTCCTGCTGGCCGATGACAACCCACTCAACCGAGAATTGGCGACAACACTGCTGACAGAACAGGGCCACACCGTCATAGCCGTAGAAAACGGAATTCAGGCTCTAGAAGCACTCAAAGAAGAACGTTTCGATCTCGTCCTCATGGATGTCCAAATGCCCATCATGGACGGCGTTTCGGCCACACGGGCCATCCGCGCTCCGCAATCCGGTGTCATAGATCCTTCCGTCCCCATCCTGGCTCTGACCGCCCACGCCCTCAAAGGGGATCGCGAACGTTTTCTGGAAGCAGGAATGGATGACTACATTGCAAAACCCATTACCATGAACAATTTTTACAATGCCATTGCCCGAAACGTGGGCAAGGGGCAAAAAAGACACCAACCGATACAAACGCCTCAGCCAAGACCGGACAACGGCCAGCCCTACGACCGGATAACGGCTTTGGACATGCTCGGAGGCAAAAAAGGATTGCTGGCTCGTATGGATGCAATTTTCCTTCGAGATGTTCCCGGAGAAATGACGGAGCTGACAGCGGCCTTTGACGGCCAAAACTGGGACACAGCCATGAGATTAGCCCACTCCATCAAGGGGTCGTCAAGAACCGTTGGGGCACTCAAAGCCGGTGCGGTCGCCGAGCAAGTCGAATACTTGTGCAGACACCAAGACGCCTCTTCTGCCAAGAAAGAACTTAAAAGCCTTGAATCCGAAGTGAAATCTGCGTTACAGTATATCAATCTGACGCAAGGCTCGCCGTAG
- a CDS encoding response regulator, translating to MKTILVVDDAPMIRELLKSVLEAEGYEVVEAADGEEAIHICQETKIDLSIIDIFLPKKGGLQVMGELIKADSSHKFIAISGGEAFNPEAIVELAKVYDVVDTFTKPIDTRKLLNVVNKALAD from the coding sequence ATGAAAACCATACTTGTTGTAGACGACGCACCCATGATTCGCGAATTACTCAAATCTGTACTCGAAGCGGAAGGATATGAAGTAGTTGAAGCCGCTGATGGCGAAGAGGCCATTCATATATGCCAGGAAACCAAGATAGACCTCTCCATCATTGATATTTTCTTGCCCAAAAAGGGCGGCCTTCAAGTCATGGGCGAATTGATCAAAGCTGACAGTTCCCACAAGTTCATCGCCATATCCGGCGGGGAAGCCTTCAACCCGGAAGCCATTGTCGAACTGGCCAAAGTATACGACGTGGTCGACACCTTTACCAAGCCCATTGATACCCGCAAACTGTTGAATGTCGTTAACAAGGCACTGGCTGACTAA
- a CDS encoding CBS domain-containing protein, whose translation MLVRDWMTINVISLGVNSSVLDAAEFLREKNIRQFPVIDSQGALVGIVSDRDIRDAMPSKFIPSDLASGKSGGLYTLTASDIMTSDPISVHSDAAMTEVAEILVKNKVGGLPVVDGGQLKGIITQADVLRFLCTASGSLRGGAQFAIRMDGRPELLAELLCEIRTVGIVFTSVFTAHDPVQSGFTNAYVTVADMGDMSVEEVVGILQDKYELLFYVVEGVTVDME comes from the coding sequence ATGCTGGTCAGAGATTGGATGACGATCAATGTCATTTCTTTGGGGGTTAACTCGTCCGTTCTGGACGCTGCTGAGTTTTTGCGAGAGAAGAATATCCGACAATTTCCGGTTATCGACAGTCAGGGTGCTTTAGTCGGCATTGTGTCTGATCGGGATATCCGTGATGCCATGCCTTCCAAGTTTATTCCCAGTGATCTTGCGAGCGGGAAAAGTGGTGGTTTGTATACATTGACCGCCAGTGATATCATGACTTCGGACCCCATTAGCGTTCATTCGGATGCAGCCATGACCGAAGTTGCCGAAATATTGGTGAAGAACAAGGTTGGTGGTTTGCCTGTGGTGGATGGTGGCCAACTGAAGGGTATTATTACCCAGGCTGACGTACTGCGTTTTCTGTGTACGGCGTCCGGGTCCCTGCGGGGTGGCGCACAGTTTGCCATCCGTATGGATGGTCGGCCAGAGCTTTTGGCAGAATTGCTGTGCGAAATCAGGACAGTGGGGATTGTTTTTACAAGCGTGTTTACGGCGCATGATCCGGTTCAATCCGGGTTTACCAATGCCTATGTCACCGTGGCTGACATGGGTGACATGTCCGTAGAAGAGGTTGTGGGTATCCTTCAGGATAAATATGAACTTCTTTTCTATGTGGTCGAGGGTGTGACCGTCGATATGGAATAA
- a CDS encoding hybrid sensor histidine kinase/response regulator: protein MKLLVLAGKNVESASIVLMVQGYEYSLVHLASVSRGVRRLDKHDADCVLLVPDEGDTTWLRAVQRIRNEYGVHVIVVTNGGHEDKARALGLFDFFSQAQALPENMTRSLRHLESRLMLERQLDKERFMHEWMEETDRFGRWEMDSQSRVKWSKGFRRIMERGCHSLTEDFDSIRACVHPEDVEVFDRANEATFEQGWPLDFEYRIQGKNNTVNYLHVNREVELDDAGNLRRAYGMVRDVSLQKELEEMLFRRDAILQVLTSFAGRFLRKADWEEGIGSALDELGKAADITRVFLFSKSEEGSSEETLSLNYEWVADGFPSLVGKPEFINQSFSPQYDSWRIPLLRRKIICGHVKDFRKGERGFFEATGVKSVMIVPVFAGNTWWGFLGFSEHRMERDWLPVEIESLTLAANLFGSAIHYGRMGEKLVSANRSAEEASAVALEANLAKSMFLANMSHEIRTPISGILGMAEMVVTTGLTDEQREHMDMIRDAAGSLLHIVNDILDISKIEAGKMELKPVDFDFRAALETSVRSFGPQADVSNIAFRYSVSKDVPTVLNGDSDRLGQILWNLLGNALKFTERGLVELTVSVTRQESGRICLLFKVRDTGTGISEDKLESIFDSFTQADSSLRKKHQGTGLGLTISRQLVNMMGGEIGVESEQGFGSTFHFTAWFGVAKEQEVEEVRAPLTPKTLHLNILLAEDNPLNRKYLTHFLSMFGHTITTAENGIEALNILETQGKSIDLVLMDVQMPEMSGIEATQAIRESDGKLYDRSIPIIALTAYAMKGDKERMLDSGMNDYVSKPVDMHELSDAIIRSMGDRCPQGRAGASSVQASGKNVEGVISVKLDMQALIDRFEGNMALLKDILDLFVVEAEEKIVNLDKATEIRDAKMMGASLHSITNIASHVLAMELVKKSRELEKWCYLGRLDSVIEELGPLKSSFKELVKVVSAEAVKL from the coding sequence TTGAAACTGTTGGTTTTGGCCGGGAAAAACGTGGAATCGGCATCCATTGTTCTTATGGTGCAAGGATATGAGTATTCATTGGTTCATCTGGCATCAGTCTCTCGTGGTGTGCGTCGTTTGGACAAACATGATGCTGATTGCGTTCTTCTTGTCCCAGACGAAGGTGATACCACATGGTTACGGGCTGTTCAGCGTATTCGTAATGAATATGGTGTTCATGTCATCGTCGTGACGAATGGTGGGCATGAGGATAAAGCCCGTGCCTTGGGGCTTTTTGATTTCTTTTCTCAAGCGCAAGCATTACCGGAGAATATGACCCGAAGCCTTCGGCATCTTGAGAGCCGTCTGATGCTGGAAAGGCAGTTGGACAAAGAACGCTTCATGCATGAGTGGATGGAAGAGACTGATCGTTTTGGCCGTTGGGAAATGGATAGTCAGAGTCGGGTGAAATGGTCAAAAGGGTTCCGTCGGATTATGGAGCGTGGTTGTCATTCTCTTACTGAGGATTTTGATTCGATTCGGGCCTGTGTCCACCCCGAAGACGTTGAGGTTTTTGATCGCGCCAATGAAGCGACTTTCGAACAAGGTTGGCCGCTTGATTTTGAATACAGAATTCAGGGCAAGAACAACACGGTTAACTATCTACACGTTAATCGAGAAGTCGAACTTGATGATGCCGGGAATCTTCGTCGGGCGTATGGTATGGTGCGAGATGTTTCCTTGCAAAAGGAATTGGAGGAGATGCTTTTTCGCAGGGATGCTATTCTACAGGTTTTGACCTCTTTTGCCGGTCGTTTTTTGCGCAAAGCGGATTGGGAAGAAGGTATTGGCAGTGCTCTTGATGAATTAGGAAAAGCCGCTGATATTACGAGAGTTTTTCTTTTTAGTAAGAGTGAAGAAGGTTCTTCGGAGGAAACCCTGTCGTTGAATTATGAATGGGTGGCTGATGGTTTTCCGAGTCTTGTGGGAAAGCCGGAATTCATCAATCAGAGTTTTTCTCCCCAATATGATTCGTGGCGCATTCCATTGCTCAGGCGCAAGATTATTTGTGGTCACGTCAAGGATTTCCGCAAAGGGGAGCGTGGCTTCTTCGAGGCGACCGGGGTGAAGTCCGTTATGATTGTTCCGGTATTTGCCGGGAATACATGGTGGGGGTTCCTGGGGTTTTCCGAACACCGCATGGAACGAGATTGGTTACCTGTGGAGATAGAATCTTTGACACTTGCGGCCAATCTTTTCGGCTCAGCCATTCACTATGGCCGTATGGGAGAAAAATTGGTCTCCGCGAACCGCTCTGCAGAGGAAGCTTCCGCGGTTGCGCTTGAAGCGAATCTGGCCAAGTCCATGTTTCTGGCCAACATGAGCCATGAGATCAGGACTCCTATCAGTGGAATTCTTGGCATGGCTGAAATGGTTGTCACTACAGGGCTGACGGATGAACAGCGGGAACATATGGATATGATCCGTGATGCAGCTGGGTCGTTGTTGCATATTGTTAATGATATTCTTGATATTTCAAAAATTGAAGCGGGCAAGATGGAACTCAAGCCTGTGGATTTCGATTTCCGGGCTGCACTTGAGACAAGCGTCCGGTCCTTTGGACCGCAGGCTGACGTGAGTAATATTGCCTTTCGGTATTCAGTGAGCAAAGACGTTCCGACCGTGCTCAATGGTGATTCTGATCGGTTGGGGCAGATATTATGGAACCTTTTGGGCAATGCTCTCAAATTTACTGAACGAGGGTTGGTCGAATTGACGGTCAGCGTAACCCGACAGGAATCGGGCCGTATTTGTCTGCTGTTCAAAGTTCGAGACACTGGCACTGGTATTTCGGAAGATAAACTTGAAAGCATTTTTGACAGTTTTACCCAAGCGGACAGTTCGCTTCGGAAGAAGCATCAGGGGACTGGATTGGGACTGACCATTTCCCGACAGCTGGTGAATATGATGGGGGGGGAAATCGGTGTTGAGAGCGAACAGGGCTTTGGCTCAACGTTTCATTTTACAGCCTGGTTCGGTGTCGCGAAAGAACAGGAAGTGGAAGAGGTACGGGCTCCTTTGACACCCAAGACTTTGCATTTGAATATTTTGTTGGCCGAAGACAATCCGTTGAACCGGAAATATTTGACCCATTTCCTTTCCATGTTTGGTCATACTATTACCACCGCTGAGAATGGTATCGAAGCGCTGAATATTCTTGAGACACAAGGTAAATCCATTGATCTTGTTCTTATGGATGTTCAGATGCCCGAAATGAGTGGTATTGAGGCTACTCAGGCCATACGGGAATCAGATGGGAAATTGTATGATCGATCCATCCCGATTATTGCCCTGACAGCGTATGCCATGAAGGGTGACAAGGAACGGATGTTGGATTCCGGCATGAACGATTACGTCAGCAAGCCTGTTGATATGCACGAACTTTCGGATGCAATCATTCGTAGCATGGGGGATCGGTGCCCGCAGGGAAGAGCGGGGGCGTCCTCAGTGCAGGCCTCTGGGAAAAATGTTGAAGGAGTCATTTCGGTCAAACTCGATATGCAGGCTTTGATTGACAGGTTTGAGGGCAACATGGCTTTGCTTAAGGATATTCTTGATTTGTTTGTGGTGGAGGCAGAAGAAAAAATTGTCAATCTCGATAAAGCCACCGAGATTCGTGATGCCAAGATGATGGGCGCTTCTTTGCATTCTATTACCAATATTGCCAGCCATGTGTTGGCGATGGAGTTGGTTAAGAAGTCAAGGGAGTTGGAAAAATGGTGCTATCTTGGGCGGTTGGATTCGGTTATAGAGGAACTCGGACCGCTAAAGTCTAGTTTTAAGGAGTTGGTTAAGGTTGTGAGTGCGGAAGCGGTGAAACTGTAA
- the tolQ gene encoding protein TolQ, translating into MNFLPESDMLTLLTGATLAVKLVMIFLALMSVWSWTIIFFKFFTIGSARKKVMQGYDAFMESQDLTSGLNKLGDKEHSPLARVSTLAVQEFRLLEKAEVNRERKRLLVKDTLRRVLKQGITKEMRVLTRNLPFLATCANAAPFIGLFGTVWGIMHSFHSIGLAQSAALATVAPGISEALIATAIGLLVAIPATIFYNYFLGKLGEIETGMIDFAGAFLNRAEREITWASKMEKR; encoded by the coding sequence ATGAATTTTTTACCTGAAAGCGACATGCTGACCCTCCTGACAGGGGCCACTCTGGCCGTAAAACTTGTCATGATCTTTCTCGCTCTGATGTCAGTGTGGAGTTGGACCATCATATTCTTCAAATTCTTCACCATTGGCTCAGCTCGGAAAAAAGTCATGCAGGGATATGATGCCTTCATGGAATCTCAGGATTTAACCAGCGGCCTCAATAAGCTGGGAGACAAGGAACATTCACCTCTGGCCCGCGTCTCTACTTTGGCAGTGCAGGAATTCCGACTGTTAGAAAAAGCGGAAGTAAACAGAGAACGCAAACGGCTGCTCGTCAAAGACACCCTGCGCCGCGTCCTCAAACAGGGCATCACCAAAGAAATGCGTGTGTTAACGCGTAACCTCCCCTTCCTCGCCACCTGCGCCAATGCGGCTCCATTCATTGGCCTGTTCGGCACGGTATGGGGCATCATGCACTCTTTTCACTCCATCGGGCTGGCTCAATCCGCAGCTCTAGCGACCGTGGCTCCTGGTATTTCCGAAGCTCTTATCGCCACGGCCATCGGTCTTCTGGTCGCCATTCCGGCCACCATTTTTTATAACTACTTCCTTGGCAAACTCGGTGAAATCGAAACCGGCATGATCGATTTTGCTGGAGCCTTTCTGAATCGGGCTGAACGCGAAATAACGTGGGCCTCCAAGATGGAAAAAAGATAG
- the tolR gene encoding protein TolR, protein MAIKTGGGFLNEINVTPFVDVMLVLLIIFMVTAPLMTQGVEVDLPVTKTVKNLPQDSEHLILSVKKDGTIFLDEYQVTLDELQDHLKRLVAKQKKQLFLRADKDVAYGTVVMIMGEIKGAGIDRLGIVAEKSIDLKKEKK, encoded by the coding sequence ATGGCAATCAAGACTGGCGGCGGCTTCCTTAACGAAATCAATGTCACACCCTTTGTGGATGTGATGCTGGTATTACTGATCATTTTCATGGTCACAGCCCCGCTCATGACTCAAGGAGTCGAAGTGGACCTCCCTGTGACCAAAACGGTCAAGAACCTGCCTCAGGACTCCGAACATCTTATCTTATCGGTAAAAAAAGACGGCACCATCTTTCTCGACGAATATCAAGTGACGCTGGATGAATTACAGGATCACCTGAAACGACTGGTCGCCAAACAGAAAAAGCAACTTTTCCTTCGCGCCGACAAAGACGTTGCTTATGGCACCGTGGTCATGATCATGGGCGAAATCAAAGGGGCTGGTATTGACCGACTAGGCATTGTGGCAGAAAAATCCATTGATCTGAAAAAAGAGAAAAAGTAA